In one Alnus glutinosa chromosome 14, dhAlnGlut1.1, whole genome shotgun sequence genomic region, the following are encoded:
- the LOC133857025 gene encoding casein kinase 1-like protein HD16 yields the protein MPDMRSGVRRSKRVNNVQENPSIVVTTVRPGTGKGLAGRGRGRGFGAMDQENAKPLGAGAGGLGRGGLDLPKKEVAAIQDERMVQKCAEKLAAEAEGSTSPLPEKVQVGNSPVYKLDRKLGKGGFGQVYVGRRVTGGTGHTGSDAFEVALKFEHRKSKGCNCAPPFEWQVYSTLNGSYGLPLVYYKGQQGDYYILVMDMLGPSLWDVWNSNNQILSEEMVACIAVEAISILEQLHCKGFVHGDVKPENFLLGQPGTPNEKKLYLVDLGLASRWKNASSGRHVDYDQKPDFFRGTVRYASVHAHLGRTGSRRDDLESLAYTLIFLLRGKLPWQGYVGENKGFLVCKKKMSTSPEILCCLCPPPFQQFLEMVTNMRFDEEPNYSELISLFNDSIGSNATLRPIRTDGAIKVGQKRGRSLVELEDGGQLKKKVRLGTPATQWISVYNSRSSMKQRYHYNVMDSRLQQHVEKGREDGLYISCVASSTNLWAVIMDAGTGFTSQVYEISPMFLHKEWIMEQWDKNYYITSVAGACIGSALVVMSQGVAYTQQSYKVSDVFPFKWINKKWKEGFSVTSMTTAGSKWGIVMSRNAGYPNQVVELDFLYPSEGIHRRWESGYRITSTAATADQAAFILSAPKRKSLDVAQETLRTSAFPSNHVKEKWSKNQYIASICYGRTAS from the exons ATGCCGGATATGAGAAGTGGAGTTCGGCGATCAAAGAGAGTGAATAATGTCCAGGAGAATCCTTCTATTGTGGTTACAACTGTTAGGCCTGGCACAGGAAAAG GCCTGGCTGGTAGAGGCAGAGGTAGAGGATTTGGAGCAATGGATCAAGAGAATGCCAAGCCTCTTGGTGCTGGAGCTGGTGGCCTTGGACGTGGGGGTTTGGACTTGCCAAAAAAAGAGGTAGCTGCCATCCAGGATGAGCGGATGGTTCAGAAATGTGCAGAAAAATTAGCTGCTGAGGCGGAAGGAAGCACAAGTCCACTTCCTGAAAAG GTTCAGGTTGGTAACTCCCCTGTTTATAAGTTAGACAGAAAGCTGGGTAAAGGGGGTTTTGGGCAAGTATATGTTGGAAGAAGAGTGACCGGTGGCACAGGGCACACGGGGTCTGATGCCTTTGAG GTTGCTTTGAAATTTGAGCATCGAAAAAGTAAAGGATGCAATTGTGCTCCTCCTTTTGAGTGGCAAGTATACAG CACTCTTAATGGTAGCTACGGACTTCCCTTGGTCTATTATAAAGGTCAACAAGGAGACTACTATATCCTA GTGATGGACATGCTAGGCCCAAGTTTATGGGATGTTTGGAACTCTAACAACCAGAT ATTGTCAGAAGAGATGGTTGCTTGTATAGCAGTGGAGGCAATATCAATTCTAGAGCAACTTCATTGTAAAGG GTTTGTGCATGGGGATGTTAAGCCAGAGAACTTTTTGCTTGGTCAGCCTGGAACACCTAATGAAAAGAAGTTGTATCTTGTTGATCTTGGTTTGG cttCAAGATGGAAGAATGCATCTTCTGGTCGTCATGTTGATTATGACCAAAAGCCTGATTTTTTCAG GGGAACGGTTCGTTATGCAAGTGTACATGCTCATTTGGGCAGGACAGGAAGCCGGAGGGATGACTTAGAGTCATTAGCATATACGCTAATATTTCTACTTAGAGGGAAACTTCCCTGGCAAGGTTACGTT GGAGAGAACAAAGGATTTCTTGTTTGTAAGAAGAAGATGTCAACTTCTCCGGAGATTCTATGTTGCTTGTGTCCTCCTCCTTTTCAACAATTTCTTGAGATGGTGACCAATATGAGATTTGACGAAGAGCCAAATTACTCGGAGCTAATTTCCCTGTTTAATGACAGCATTGGTTCCAATGCAACACTCCGACCCATCAGAACTGATGGAGCTATAAAG GTGGGTCAAAAAAGGGGGAGATCACTTGTTGAATTAGAAGATGGTGGGCAGCTTAAAAAGAAAGTTCGACTAGGTACTCCAGCCACCCAGTGGATCTCAGTCTATAATTCCAGATCATCAATGAAGCAGAG GTATCACTACAATGTTATGGATTCAAGACTACAACAGCACGTggagaaaggaagagaagatGGTTTGTACATTAGCTGTGTAGCTTCATCAACCAATTTGTGGGCTGTTATTATGGATGCAGGGACAGGTTTCACATCCCAGGTTTATGAAATATCTCCCATGTTCTTGCATAAG GAGTGGATAATGGAACAGTGGGATAAGAATTACTACATCACTTCAGTGGCTGGCGCATGCATTGGCAGTGCCTTGGTGGTAATGTCCCAAG GGGTGGCTTACACTCAGCAGTCCTACAAAGTCAGTGATGTATTTCCTTTCAAATGGATCAATAAGAAGTGGAAAGAAGGCTTCTCAGTTACCTCCATGACCACTGCAGGTAGCAAATGGGGAATTGTCATGTCCCGAAATGCAGGTTATCCTAATCAG GTTGTTGAACTTGACTTCCTCTATCCAAGTGAAGGGATTCATAGAAGATGGGAGAGTGGATATAGGATCACCTCCACTGCTGCTACAGCAGATCAAGCTGCATTCATACTTAGTGCACCCAAGAGGAAATCACTAGATGTTGCACAAGAAACTCTGAGGACATCTGCTTTTCCTTCTAATCATGTTAAG GAGAAGTGGTCAAAGAATCAATATATTGCATCCATCTGCTACGGCAGAACAGCGTCTTGA